One part of the Archangium lipolyticum genome encodes these proteins:
- a CDS encoding helix-turn-helix domain-containing protein — MRNVKSGSSGEGATELEAAEASRLGARIRELRQERGLTLEALAERSEVSRAMISKVERGTNNPTLVVAVRIAKGLGVGLSELMSRPRPKQARVLLPPAQQPTFRDGESGVLRQLLSPPFETRGVEFIRFTLPANTSTGELPGKELPVGKYLAVEKGTLRIDFPDGSVTVEAQDAFYFEADVPHAFVNTGRGVCVCYIVMAREPG, encoded by the coding sequence ATGAGAAATGTCAAGTCGGGTTCGAGTGGAGAGGGAGCGACGGAGCTGGAGGCGGCGGAGGCGTCGCGGCTGGGGGCGCGCATCCGGGAGCTGAGGCAGGAGCGGGGGCTCACGCTGGAGGCGCTGGCGGAGCGCTCGGAGGTGAGCCGGGCGATGATCTCCAAGGTGGAGCGGGGGACGAACAACCCCACGCTGGTGGTGGCGGTGCGCATCGCGAAGGGGCTGGGGGTGGGGCTGTCGGAGCTGATGTCGCGTCCGAGGCCGAAGCAGGCGCGGGTGTTGCTGCCTCCGGCGCAGCAGCCCACGTTCCGGGATGGGGAGAGCGGCGTGCTGAGGCAGCTCCTGTCGCCCCCGTTCGAGACGAGGGGGGTGGAGTTCATCCGGTTCACGTTGCCGGCGAACACCTCGACGGGGGAGTTGCCGGGCAAGGAATTGCCGGTGGGCAAGTACCTGGCCGTGGAGAAGGGCACGCTGCGCATCGACTTCCCGGACGGGAGCGTGACGGTGGAGGCGCAGGACGCCTTCTATTTCGAGGCGGACGTGCCTCACGCGTTCGTCAACACCGGGCGTGGCGTGTGCGTGTGCTACATCGTCATGGCGCGCGAGCCGGGATGA
- a CDS encoding AAA domain-containing protein, which yields MPRDVSFFDSLGRLLVLEREAERARLDALAEGMSLQQRAEQGLSFLDLESIEEEVGLGGRVLVTLARRDRARFPARLDNGDQVAVMPRRSEVKEPARALVSRATATRVQLAFDRAPPPFIHEGLLRLDRVPNDVTFERVRAGLARVKALDKGAARHKREVLLGNEPPRFDSLRELSPTRPLNPEQHDAVARALAAEDFFLVHGPPGTGKSTVLAEVAAQAVAKGQRLLCTAASNAAVDHLTDLCLDKGLRAIRVGHPARVTPRLQEHTLDIVVEDHPDRVLSRELFDEAFSLLGYARRQRTQGRSRERFANARASTTEAKSLLDEARALERKALRGVLERAQVVCVTLASLESGILSHEEFDLALLDEATQATEPLALLGFLRAPKVVLAGDPQQLPPTVLSPEAAKQGLAVSLFERLLADHGEGVKRMLREQYRMNTAIMSFPSKEMYGGELRAHPSVADRTLADVLPPEATSVDAPPVLFLDTAGKGFDEELEQDTGSLFNRGEADLVIARVKELLAAGLAPRELAVITPYRAQAHALRERVEQLSPDVEVDTVDAFQGREKDAILVSLTRSNSEGQLGFLTDLRRINVALTRARRHLFVVGDSATLSGNPFYSRFIESTQEGGGYRSAWEWPDPADAS from the coding sequence ATGCCTCGCGACGTCTCCTTCTTCGACTCCCTCGGCCGCCTCCTCGTCCTCGAACGCGAGGCCGAGCGCGCCCGCCTGGACGCCCTCGCCGAGGGCATGTCCCTCCAGCAGCGCGCCGAGCAGGGGCTTTCCTTCCTCGACCTCGAGAGCATCGAGGAGGAGGTCGGCCTCGGCGGCCGCGTCCTGGTGACGCTCGCCCGCAGAGACAGGGCCCGCTTCCCCGCACGCCTCGACAACGGCGACCAGGTCGCCGTCATGCCCCGCCGCTCCGAGGTCAAGGAGCCCGCTCGCGCCCTCGTCTCCCGCGCCACCGCCACCCGCGTCCAGCTCGCCTTCGACCGCGCCCCTCCCCCCTTCATCCACGAAGGTCTGCTGCGTCTCGACCGCGTCCCCAACGACGTCACCTTCGAGCGCGTCCGCGCCGGCCTCGCCCGGGTGAAGGCCCTCGACAAGGGCGCCGCCCGGCACAAGCGCGAGGTCCTCCTCGGCAACGAGCCCCCCCGCTTCGACTCCCTCCGCGAGCTCTCCCCCACCCGCCCCCTCAACCCCGAGCAGCACGACGCCGTCGCCCGCGCCCTCGCCGCCGAGGACTTCTTCCTCGTCCACGGGCCTCCCGGCACCGGCAAGAGCACCGTGCTCGCCGAGGTCGCCGCCCAGGCCGTCGCCAAAGGCCAGCGCCTGCTGTGCACCGCCGCCAGCAACGCCGCCGTCGACCACCTCACCGACCTATGTCTCGACAAGGGTCTGCGCGCCATCCGCGTCGGACACCCCGCCCGCGTCACGCCCCGTCTCCAGGAGCACACGCTGGACATCGTCGTCGAGGACCACCCCGACCGCGTCCTCTCCCGCGAGCTCTTCGACGAGGCCTTCTCCCTCCTCGGCTACGCCCGCCGCCAGCGCACCCAGGGCCGCAGCCGCGAGCGCTTCGCCAACGCCCGCGCCTCCACCACCGAGGCCAAGAGCCTCCTCGACGAGGCCCGCGCCCTCGAGCGCAAGGCCCTCCGCGGCGTCCTCGAGCGCGCCCAGGTCGTCTGCGTCACCCTCGCCAGCCTCGAGTCCGGCATCCTCTCCCACGAGGAGTTCGACCTCGCCCTGCTCGACGAGGCCACCCAGGCCACCGAGCCCCTCGCCCTGCTCGGATTCCTCCGCGCGCCCAAGGTGGTGCTCGCTGGAGATCCCCAGCAGCTCCCCCCCACCGTCCTCTCCCCCGAGGCCGCGAAACAGGGCCTCGCCGTCAGCCTCTTCGAGCGGCTGCTCGCCGACCACGGCGAGGGCGTCAAGCGCATGCTCCGCGAGCAGTACCGGATGAACACCGCCATCATGTCCTTCCCCTCCAAGGAGATGTACGGCGGCGAGCTGCGCGCCCACCCCAGCGTCGCCGATCGCACCCTCGCGGACGTGCTGCCCCCGGAAGCCACCAGCGTCGACGCCCCGCCCGTCCTCTTCCTCGACACCGCCGGCAAGGGTTTCGACGAGGAGCTGGAGCAGGACACCGGCAGCCTCTTCAACCGCGGCGAGGCGGACCTCGTCATCGCCCGGGTGAAGGAGCTGCTCGCCGCCGGGCTCGCGCCCCGCGAGCTCGCCGTCATCACCCCCTACCGCGCCCAGGCCCACGCCCTGCGTGAGCGCGTGGAGCAGCTCTCCCCCGACGTCGAGGTGGACACCGTCGACGCCTTCCAGGGCCGCGAGAAGGACGCCATCCTCGTCTCCCTCACCCGCTCCAACTCAGAGGGCCAGCTCGGCTTCCTCACCGACCTGCGCCGCATCAACGTCGCCCTCACCCGCGCCCGCAGGCACCTCTTCGTGGTGGGCGACTCCGCCACCCTCAGCGGCAACCCCTTCTACTCGCGCTTCATCGAGTCCACCCAGGAGGGCGGTGGCTACCGCTCCGCCTGGGAGTGGCCCGACCCCGCCGATGCCTCCTGA